Proteins encoded in a region of the Falco rusticolus isolate bFalRus1 chromosome 12, bFalRus1.pri, whole genome shotgun sequence genome:
- the LRFN2 gene encoding leucine-rich repeat and fibronectin type-III domain-containing protein 2 isoform X3, with product MEKLLCSILVFGTAVMVNACPKYCVCQNLSESLGTLCPSKGLLFVPLDIDRRTVELRLGGNFIINISRQDFANMSGLVDLTLSRNTISYIQPYSFTDLESLRSLHLDSNRLPDIGEDILRGLINLQHLILNNNQLSSISDEAFEDFLLTLEDLDLSYNNLRSIPWESIRKMINLHQLSLDHNLIDYITEGTFADLQKLARLDLTSNRLQKLPPDPIFARSQVIPLAVTPFSPPLSLSFGGNPLHCNCELLWLRRLDRDDDMETCASPPGLKGRYFWYVREEEFVCEPPLITQHTHKLLVLEGQTATLKCKAIGDPTPIIHWVAPDDRLIGNSSRTAVYDNGTLDILITTSKDYGTFTCIAANAAGESTATIELSIVQLPHLSNGTGRAAPPKSRLSDITSSSKSNRGETKGPPERAVLVSDVTTTSALVKWTVSKSAPRVKMYQLQYNCSDDEVLIYRKWKLLEML from the coding sequence ATGGAAAAATTGCTCTGCAGCATCTTGGTGTTTGGAACGGCTGTCATGGTCAACGCTTGTCCCAAATACTGTGTCTGTCAGAACCTGTCTGAGTCACTGGGGACTTTGTGTCCCTCCAAGGGTCTCCTGTTTGTACCACTAGACATAGATCGAAGGACAGTTGAACTCCGACTTGGGGGCAACTTCATTATTAACATCAGCCGACAGGATTTTGCCAATATGTCTGGACTTGTTGATCTTACTTTGTCCAGAAACACCATCAGTTACATCCAGCCCTACTCTTTCACTGACTTGGAGAGCCTTCGGTCTTTACATCTGGACAGCAACAGGCTGCCTGACATTGGAGAGGATATCTTGAGAGGCTTAATTAACCTTCagcatttgattttaaacaaCAACCAGCTAAGCAGCATCTCTGATGAAGCCTTTGAGGACTTTTTGCTGACATTGGAAGACTTAGACCTTTCCTACAATAACCTCCGAAGCATTCCCTGGGAATCTATAAGGAAAATGATAAACTTGCACCAGCTGAGTTTAGATCATAACCTGATAGATTATATTACAGAAGGGACGTTTGCAGATCTTCAGAAATTGGCTAGGCTAGATCTAACATCCAACAGACTTCAGAAGCTTCCCCCCGACCCTATATTTGCCAGATCTCAAGTAATTCCATTAGCTGTTACCCCGTTTTCTCCTCCTTTGTCTCTCAGCTTTGGGGGCAACCCGCTGCATTGCAACTGTGAACTACTGTGGTTGAGGCGACTTGACAGAGATGACGATATGGAAACTTGTGCTTCTCCTCCAGGTCTAAAGGGAAGGTACTTCTGGTATGTAAGGGAGGAAGAATTTGTTTGCGAGCCTCCTCTTATTACACAACATACTCACAAGTTGCTGGTTTTAGAAGGGCAAACTGccacactgaaatgcaaagccATCGGGGATCCCACCCCCATTATTCACTGGGTGGCCCCTGATGACCGTCTCATCGGAAACTCTTCGAGGACAGCTGTCTATGACAATGGCACCTTAGATATCCTCATCACCACCTCCAAGGATTACGGGACTTTCACATGCATAGCAGCCAATGCTGCCGGAGAGTCCACTGCAACAATTGAGCTCTCAATTGTTCAGCTCCCCCACCTCAGCAATGGCACAGGCCGAGCAGCCCCACCAAAATCCAGGCTCTCGGACATCACCAGCTCCAGCAAGTCTAATCGTGGGGAAACAAAAGGACCACCAGAAAGGGCTGTCCTGGTGTCAGACGTGACCACTACCTCAGCTTTGGTCAAGTGGACAGTGAGCAAGTCAGCCCCTCGGGTAAAAATGTATCAGCTGCAGTATAATTGCTCGGATGATGAAGTCCTGATCTACAG
- the LRFN2 gene encoding leucine-rich repeat and fibronectin type-III domain-containing protein 2 isoform X2: MEKLLCSILVFGTAVMVNACPKYCVCQNLSESLGTLCPSKGLLFVPLDIDRRTVELRLGGNFIINISRQDFANMSGLVDLTLSRNTISYIQPYSFTDLESLRSLHLDSNRLPDIGEDILRGLINLQHLILNNNQLSSISDEAFEDFLLTLEDLDLSYNNLRSIPWESIRKMINLHQLSLDHNLIDYITEGTFADLQKLARLDLTSNRLQKLPPDPIFARSQVIPLAVTPFSPPLSLSFGGNPLHCNCELLWLRRLDRDDDMETCASPPGLKGRYFWYVREEEFVCEPPLITQHTHKLLVLEGQTATLKCKAIGDPTPIIHWVAPDDRLIGNSSRTAVYDNGTLDILITTSKDYGTFTCIAANAAGESTATIELSIVQLPHLSNGTGRAAPPKSRLSDITSSSKSNRGETKGPPERAVLVSDVTTTSALVKWTVSKSAPRVKMYQLQYNCSDDEVLIYRLRQELYKNKKTKPQSQREAKLWKQSRG, from the coding sequence ATGGAAAAATTGCTCTGCAGCATCTTGGTGTTTGGAACGGCTGTCATGGTCAACGCTTGTCCCAAATACTGTGTCTGTCAGAACCTGTCTGAGTCACTGGGGACTTTGTGTCCCTCCAAGGGTCTCCTGTTTGTACCACTAGACATAGATCGAAGGACAGTTGAACTCCGACTTGGGGGCAACTTCATTATTAACATCAGCCGACAGGATTTTGCCAATATGTCTGGACTTGTTGATCTTACTTTGTCCAGAAACACCATCAGTTACATCCAGCCCTACTCTTTCACTGACTTGGAGAGCCTTCGGTCTTTACATCTGGACAGCAACAGGCTGCCTGACATTGGAGAGGATATCTTGAGAGGCTTAATTAACCTTCagcatttgattttaaacaaCAACCAGCTAAGCAGCATCTCTGATGAAGCCTTTGAGGACTTTTTGCTGACATTGGAAGACTTAGACCTTTCCTACAATAACCTCCGAAGCATTCCCTGGGAATCTATAAGGAAAATGATAAACTTGCACCAGCTGAGTTTAGATCATAACCTGATAGATTATATTACAGAAGGGACGTTTGCAGATCTTCAGAAATTGGCTAGGCTAGATCTAACATCCAACAGACTTCAGAAGCTTCCCCCCGACCCTATATTTGCCAGATCTCAAGTAATTCCATTAGCTGTTACCCCGTTTTCTCCTCCTTTGTCTCTCAGCTTTGGGGGCAACCCGCTGCATTGCAACTGTGAACTACTGTGGTTGAGGCGACTTGACAGAGATGACGATATGGAAACTTGTGCTTCTCCTCCAGGTCTAAAGGGAAGGTACTTCTGGTATGTAAGGGAGGAAGAATTTGTTTGCGAGCCTCCTCTTATTACACAACATACTCACAAGTTGCTGGTTTTAGAAGGGCAAACTGccacactgaaatgcaaagccATCGGGGATCCCACCCCCATTATTCACTGGGTGGCCCCTGATGACCGTCTCATCGGAAACTCTTCGAGGACAGCTGTCTATGACAATGGCACCTTAGATATCCTCATCACCACCTCCAAGGATTACGGGACTTTCACATGCATAGCAGCCAATGCTGCCGGAGAGTCCACTGCAACAATTGAGCTCTCAATTGTTCAGCTCCCCCACCTCAGCAATGGCACAGGCCGAGCAGCCCCACCAAAATCCAGGCTCTCGGACATCACCAGCTCCAGCAAGTCTAATCGTGGGGAAACAAAAGGACCACCAGAAAGGGCTGTCCTGGTGTCAGACGTGACCACTACCTCAGCTTTGGTCAAGTGGACAGTGAGCAAGTCAGCCCCTCGGGTAAAAATGTATCAGCTGCAGTATAATTGCTCGGATGATGAAGTCCTGATCTACAG